In the genome of Pelobacter seleniigenes DSM 18267, one region contains:
- the argB gene encoding acetylglutamate kinase has translation MQELIGKANVLMEALPWIKRFYGKTIVIKYGGNAMVDEKLKEGFARDIILMKYIGLNPVVVHGGGPQIGKVLDAMKIESHFVQGMRVTDSATMDVVEMVLGGKVNKEIVANINRYGGKAVGITGKDGGLIRARKLEMTAINPETLTPEIIDIGMVGEVEAVDPHIINALEKSNFIPVIAPIGSGLNGETFNINADLVAGKIAGALEAEKLILLTDIEGVKDKEGKLISTIDIQRVPDLINNGTISGGMIPKVNCCVDAVEEGVAKTHIIDGRMEHACLLEIFTDKGIGTAVARYN, from the coding sequence ATGCAGGAATTGATTGGAAAAGCCAATGTACTGATGGAAGCGCTCCCCTGGATCAAGCGTTTCTACGGTAAGACCATCGTTATCAAATACGGCGGCAACGCCATGGTCGATGAAAAACTCAAGGAGGGGTTCGCCCGCGATATCATTCTGATGAAATATATCGGGCTCAACCCGGTGGTCGTCCACGGTGGCGGACCGCAGATCGGCAAAGTGCTTGACGCCATGAAGATTGAGAGCCACTTTGTTCAGGGGATGCGGGTCACCGACAGCGCCACCATGGATGTGGTGGAGATGGTACTCGGTGGTAAAGTCAACAAAGAAATCGTCGCCAACATCAACCGCTATGGCGGTAAAGCAGTCGGGATCACCGGCAAGGACGGCGGCTTGATTCGCGCCCGCAAACTGGAAATGACCGCCATCAATCCAGAGACATTGACCCCGGAAATTATCGATATCGGCATGGTCGGCGAAGTTGAAGCCGTCGATCCCCATATCATCAACGCCCTGGAGAAAAGCAACTTCATTCCGGTGATCGCCCCTATCGGCAGCGGTCTGAACGGGGAAACTTTCAACATCAACGCCGACCTGGTCGCAGGCAAGATCGCCGGCGCGCTGGAAGCGGAAAAGCTGATTCTTTTGACCGATATCGAAGGGGTTAAAGACAAAGAGGGCAAGCTGATTTCGACCATCGATATCCAACGGGTTCCCGACCTGATCAACAACGGAACCATTTCCGGCGGCATGATCCCAAAAGTAAACTGCTGCGTGGATGCCGTGGAAGAGGGAGTCGCCAAAACCCATATCATCGACGGGCGGATGGAACATGCCTGCCTGCTGGAAATTTTTACCGACAAAGGCATCGGCACAGCCGTAGCGAGGTACAACTGA
- the hslU gene encoding ATP-dependent protease ATPase subunit HslU encodes MTNFTPREIVSELDRYIIGQNDAKRAVAVALRNRWRRQQVPAELRDEIAPKNIIMIGPTGVGKTEIARRLAKLAQAPFIKVEASKFTEVGYVGRDVESMVRDLLELAINMVKEEETRKMRIKAEANAEEKLLDLLLPGETDRSPDKQEQRQHTRDRLRKLLRMGELDERFVEIETQVSSIPTMGVFSPQGNEELGMNIKEMFGNLLPKNTKRKRVKVSEARQLLIDEEAEKLIDMENVTTLARERTEQNGIIFIDEIDKIASREGVHGPEVSREGVQRDILPIVEGSTVNTKHGAVKTDHILFVAAGAFHIAKPADLIPELQGRFPIRVELDSLGEDDFYRILTEPKNALIRQYKELMKTEGISLAFDDEAIREIARMAKMVNDRTENIGARRLHTIMEKLLEELSFSAPELSQEDIRISAEEVRRRLSEISKDEDLSRYIL; translated from the coding sequence GTGACAAATTTCACCCCGAGAGAAATCGTTTCCGAACTGGATCGCTATATTATCGGCCAGAATGACGCCAAGCGCGCCGTTGCCGTCGCCTTGCGTAACCGTTGGCGGCGCCAGCAGGTTCCGGCCGAGCTGCGTGACGAGATCGCCCCGAAAAACATCATCATGATCGGTCCGACCGGGGTCGGCAAAACCGAAATCGCCCGCCGGCTGGCCAAACTGGCCCAGGCTCCCTTTATCAAGGTTGAAGCCAGCAAATTTACCGAGGTCGGCTATGTCGGCCGCGATGTCGAAAGCATGGTCCGTGACCTGCTCGAGTTGGCCATCAACATGGTCAAAGAGGAAGAAACCCGGAAAATGCGCATCAAAGCCGAGGCCAACGCGGAAGAAAAACTGCTTGACCTGTTGCTGCCCGGGGAAACCGACCGCTCCCCCGACAAACAGGAACAGCGTCAGCATACCCGCGACCGGCTGCGCAAACTGCTGCGCATGGGAGAACTGGACGAGCGCTTTGTGGAGATCGAAACCCAGGTCAGCAGCATTCCGACCATGGGGGTCTTCAGCCCGCAGGGGAATGAAGAGCTGGGGATGAACATCAAGGAGATGTTCGGTAACCTGCTGCCTAAAAACACCAAGCGCAAACGGGTCAAAGTCAGCGAGGCCCGGCAGCTGCTTATTGACGAAGAAGCCGAGAAACTCATCGACATGGAAAACGTCACTACCCTGGCCCGGGAACGTACCGAGCAGAACGGGATCATCTTTATCGACGAGATTGACAAGATCGCCAGTCGTGAAGGGGTCCACGGCCCGGAAGTATCCCGCGAAGGCGTGCAGCGGGACATCCTGCCCATTGTCGAAGGGAGTACGGTCAACACCAAGCATGGCGCGGTCAAGACCGACCACATCCTGTTCGTTGCGGCCGGGGCCTTTCATATCGCCAAACCCGCGGATCTGATCCCCGAATTGCAGGGACGGTTCCCGATCCGGGTCGAACTGGACAGCCTTGGCGAGGACGATTTTTATCGCATCCTGACTGAACCGAAAAACGCCCTGATCCGACAGTACAAAGAGCTGATGAAGACCGAAGGAATCAGTCTCGCATTTGACGACGAAGCGATCCGGGAAATCGCCAGGATGGCCAAAATGGTCAACGACCGGACGGAAAATATCGGCGCGCGGCGCCTCCACACGATCATGGAAAAACTCCTCGAAGAGCTGTCTTTTTCGGCGCCTGAGCTGTCTCAGGAGGATATCCGGATCAGCGCCGAAGAGGTCCGACGACGATTGTCGGAGATCAGCAAGGACGAAGATCTGTCGCGTTATATTCTTTAA
- the hslV gene encoding ATP-dependent protease subunit HslV, whose product MFKGTTICCVRHNGKVALAGDGQVSLGNTVMKHGARKIRRLYQDRVLAGFAGSTADAFTLFEKFEAKLQEFRGNLPRAAVALAKDWRTDRVLRRLEALLIVADAEVTLVISGAGDVIEPDDGVAAIGSGGSFALAAARALVENSELSADQIVEKALHIAADICIYTNDRIAVEVLA is encoded by the coding sequence GTGTTTAAAGGAACCACGATCTGTTGCGTCAGACATAACGGTAAAGTCGCCCTGGCTGGTGACGGTCAGGTCAGCCTCGGCAACACGGTCATGAAACATGGCGCCCGTAAAATTCGCCGACTCTATCAGGACCGGGTCCTGGCCGGGTTTGCCGGCAGCACTGCGGACGCCTTTACCCTGTTTGAAAAGTTCGAAGCCAAACTGCAGGAGTTTCGCGGCAACCTGCCGCGGGCAGCCGTGGCTTTGGCCAAGGATTGGCGGACCGACCGGGTCCTGCGCCGTCTGGAAGCCCTGCTGATTGTCGCGGATGCTGAAGTGACGCTGGTGATTTCCGGAGCTGGTGACGTCATCGAACCGGATGACGGGGTCGCCGCCATCGGTTCAGGCGGCAGTTTTGCCCTGGCGGCAGCGCGCGCCCTGGTTGAAAATTCCGAGCTGAGCGCCGACCAGATCGTCGAGAAAGCGCTGCACATCGCTGCCGATATCTGTATCTATACCAATGACCGTATTGCTGTTGAGGTTCTTGCGTGA
- a CDS encoding hybrid sensor histidine kinase/response regulator — protein MDTALGKKDHKSLLIVDDEPIIRELCASALYTYHILLAENGLEALKILENSEVDVVLSDVIMPGLGGLELLQRIKQQRPDLAVILMTGYSDKELILDALKAGADDFINKPINILQLSTTVSNVLEKQEIREELAALKRTDKLKSDFLGLISHKLKTPATAISLFIQNIADGIESPNDADFQQMVSMVQVETVHLEQLIQDLLYFSEATLTDEDLPLEKLDLRKIADQVALALEPAAAGRHIAFHISLERLPDKPVLLNPQRINFAIRALLDNAIKFTPDGGSVSLTGEVAGDRIILRIKDTGIGIPKQELAKIFNKFYQVDPEHTGQVRGFGLGLYYARDFIRSMNGQLYIDSQAQQGTTATIAFPLPA, from the coding sequence ATGGATACTGCATTGGGCAAAAAAGACCACAAGAGCCTGCTGATCGTCGATGATGAGCCGATCATTCGCGAACTCTGTGCCAGCGCTTTGTATACCTACCACATCCTGTTGGCGGAAAACGGCCTGGAAGCATTAAAAATTCTCGAGAACTCCGAAGTGGATGTTGTCCTCAGCGATGTCATCATGCCGGGACTCGGCGGACTGGAACTGCTGCAGCGGATCAAACAACAGCGCCCTGACCTGGCGGTCATCCTGATGACCGGCTATTCTGACAAAGAGCTGATCCTGGACGCGCTCAAAGCCGGTGCCGACGACTTCATCAACAAGCCGATCAATATCCTGCAACTCAGCACCACAGTCAGTAACGTCCTGGAAAAGCAGGAAATTCGCGAAGAGCTGGCTGCCCTGAAGCGGACCGACAAGCTGAAAAGCGATTTCCTCGGGCTGATTTCCCATAAGTTGAAAACCCCGGCCACGGCCATATCCCTGTTCATCCAGAATATCGCGGACGGCATCGAAAGCCCCAATGACGCGGATTTTCAACAGATGGTCAGTATGGTCCAGGTCGAGACGGTCCATCTCGAACAGCTGATCCAGGATCTGCTCTATTTCAGTGAAGCAACCTTGACCGACGAAGACCTGCCGCTGGAAAAACTCGATTTACGAAAAATTGCCGATCAGGTCGCCCTGGCTCTGGAACCGGCCGCAGCGGGCCGCCATATCGCATTTCACATCAGCCTGGAGCGCCTTCCGGACAAACCGGTGTTGCTCAATCCGCAACGTATCAACTTCGCTATTCGCGCGCTGCTCGACAATGCCATCAAGTTTACCCCGGACGGCGGCTCCGTCTCCTTGACCGGCGAGGTGGCAGGTGATCGCATCATTCTCCGCATCAAGGATACCGGCATCGGCATTCCCAAACAGGAATTAGCCAAAATTTTCAACAAGTTCTATCAGGTTGACCCGGAGCATACCGGCCAGGTCAGAGGGTTTGGCCTGGGGCTCTATTATGCCCGTGATTTTATTCGCAGCATGAACGGACAGCTTTATATCGACAGTCAAGCGCAACAGGGAACAACTGCGACCATTGCCTTCCCCTTGCCCGCCTAG
- the alaS gene encoding alanine--tRNA ligase produces the protein MLTGNEIRARFLKFFEQRDHRIVPSSSLVPHNDPTLLFTNAGMNQFKDCFLGAEKRDYVRATTSQKCVRAGGKHNDLENVGRTARHHTFFEMLGNFSFGDYFKKEAIAFAWEFLTVDLGLDKSRLYVSVYTDDDEAADIWHHQEGIPRERIFRFEEDNFWQMGDTGPCGPCSEIFYDNGPELSCGSPDCTVGCDCDRYMEIWNNVFMQFDRQDDGTLIPLPRPAVDTGMGLERITTVMQGVLSNYDTDLLRNIISYIEQLAGKTYGKNDEDDVSMRVMADHSRATAYLIADGVLPSNEGRGYVLRRIMRRAMRHAKMLGFEDPVLFKTSVFVLESMADAYPEEAGRKEFVAKVVQNEEERFIQTLGNGLRILQDEIAGLAAAGQQVIPGETVFKLYDTYGFPLDLTADIVEKDGYRLDEEGFERCMEAQRAKAREHWKGSGEEVISGIYKQLVDQGVRTEFSGYLKLTDEGQVLALLRQGQPVTEAACGETVEVITSVTPCYGESGGQVGDTGQLETAAAKLTIIDTKKPLPDLYVHLCEVVTGAIKTGDQATISVNAERRQRIVINHTATHLLQAALQNQLGDHIKQAGSLVTPERLRFDFTHFSPVSAAELSQIEAEVNRQIRVNAQVNTQQMAADAAKKAGAMALFGEKYGAEVRVISVGDYSMELCGGTHAKAAGDIGLFKILSEGGIAAGVRRIEAVTGQAALDLVQQQQKTLLHLAEMVKSDPQQLETRLGKLLEHQRELEKELEQLQSKINAERSGELIDQAQLVGDIKLLAVKVPGNDGKGLREFSDQLRDKLGSGVLVLVSDAGDKVALLVAVTKDLTGRVKAGDLIRPLAEIVGGRGGGRPELAQAGGPDTAKIEALLQAAPEQLQKILA, from the coding sequence ATGCTCACCGGTAATGAAATTCGTGCCCGTTTTCTGAAGTTTTTTGAACAGCGAGACCACAGGATTGTGCCCTCATCCTCCCTGGTCCCCCATAACGACCCCACCCTGCTGTTTACCAACGCCGGGATGAACCAGTTCAAGGACTGCTTTCTGGGCGCGGAAAAACGCGACTATGTCCGTGCCACCACCTCGCAGAAATGCGTTCGCGCCGGCGGCAAGCACAACGACCTGGAAAATGTCGGCCGCACCGCACGCCACCACACCTTCTTTGAAATGCTTGGCAACTTCTCCTTCGGCGACTATTTCAAAAAGGAAGCCATCGCCTTTGCCTGGGAGTTTCTCACCGTCGATCTCGGCCTCGACAAATCCAGACTTTACGTCTCCGTCTACACCGACGACGATGAAGCGGCCGACATCTGGCATCATCAGGAAGGGATTCCGCGGGAACGCATTTTCCGCTTTGAGGAAGACAATTTCTGGCAGATGGGAGACACCGGCCCCTGCGGCCCCTGTTCGGAGATTTTCTATGACAACGGCCCTGAGCTGAGCTGCGGGTCCCCGGACTGTACGGTCGGCTGCGACTGCGACCGCTATATGGAAATCTGGAACAACGTCTTCATGCAGTTCGATCGTCAGGATGACGGCACCCTGATCCCCCTGCCCCGCCCCGCGGTCGATACCGGCATGGGTCTGGAGCGGATCACCACGGTCATGCAGGGCGTGCTCTCCAATTACGACACCGACCTGCTGCGCAACATCATCAGCTATATCGAACAGTTGGCCGGTAAGACTTACGGCAAGAATGACGAAGACGATGTCTCCATGCGGGTCATGGCCGATCACAGTCGGGCAACCGCTTATCTTATTGCCGACGGAGTGCTGCCCAGTAATGAAGGGCGCGGCTATGTCCTGCGGCGGATCATGCGCCGCGCCATGCGCCATGCCAAAATGCTCGGCTTTGAAGACCCGGTGCTGTTCAAGACCAGCGTTTTCGTGCTCGAATCCATGGCCGACGCCTATCCCGAGGAAGCCGGCCGCAAGGAGTTTGTCGCCAAGGTGGTCCAGAATGAAGAGGAACGTTTTATCCAGACCCTCGGCAACGGCCTGCGTATTCTTCAGGACGAAATCGCCGGACTGGCCGCTGCCGGTCAGCAGGTCATACCCGGGGAAACGGTCTTCAAACTCTATGACACCTACGGCTTCCCCCTTGATCTGACCGCCGACATCGTCGAAAAAGACGGCTATCGCCTTGATGAAGAAGGCTTTGAACGCTGCATGGAAGCGCAGCGTGCCAAGGCCCGCGAGCATTGGAAAGGCTCCGGGGAAGAAGTCATCTCCGGAATCTACAAGCAACTGGTTGACCAGGGTGTACGCACTGAATTCAGCGGTTACCTGAAACTGACAGATGAGGGCCAAGTCCTTGCCCTGCTCCGCCAGGGGCAACCGGTGACTGAAGCGGCCTGTGGGGAAACCGTGGAAGTCATCACTTCGGTCACCCCCTGTTACGGGGAATCGGGCGGCCAGGTCGGCGATACCGGCCAGTTGGAGACCGCGGCGGCAAAACTGACCATCATCGACACCAAGAAACCGCTGCCCGACCTCTATGTTCACCTCTGCGAGGTGGTCACCGGCGCCATCAAGACCGGCGACCAGGCCACCATCAGCGTTAACGCGGAACGCCGCCAGCGGATTGTCATCAATCACACCGCCACCCACCTGCTCCAGGCTGCCCTGCAGAACCAGCTCGGCGATCACATCAAACAGGCCGGTTCTTTGGTCACCCCGGAGCGGTTGCGCTTTGACTTCACCCATTTTTCTCCGGTGTCAGCCGCAGAGCTGAGCCAGATCGAGGCCGAAGTCAACCGGCAGATTCGTGTCAACGCGCAGGTCAACACACAGCAGATGGCTGCCGACGCCGCTAAAAAAGCCGGCGCCATGGCCCTGTTCGGCGAAAAATACGGCGCTGAGGTCAGAGTCATCTCGGTCGGTGATTACAGTATGGAATTATGCGGCGGAACCCACGCCAAGGCCGCCGGGGATATCGGGCTCTTTAAAATCCTCAGCGAAGGCGGGATCGCCGCCGGCGTCCGCCGGATTGAAGCGGTCACCGGCCAGGCCGCCCTCGACCTGGTGCAGCAGCAGCAGAAAACCCTGCTGCATCTTGCCGAAATGGTCAAAAGTGATCCCCAGCAACTGGAAACACGCCTTGGCAAACTGCTTGAACATCAACGGGAACTGGAAAAAGAACTGGAACAGCTGCAGTCCAAAATCAATGCCGAGCGCAGCGGGGAACTGATCGATCAGGCCCAACTGGTCGGCGACATCAAGCTGCTGGCCGTCAAGGTTCCTGGCAATGACGGCAAGGGACTGCGGGAATTTTCCGACCAACTGCGCGATAAGCTCGGTTCCGGTGTGCTGGTGCTGGTCTCCGATGCCGGTGACAAAGTTGCGCTGCTGGTAGCAGTGACCAAAGACCTGACTGGTCGGGTCAAAGCCGGTGACCTGATCCGACCGCTGGCGGAAATTGTCGGCGGCCGTGGTGGCGGCCGGCCAGAGCTGGCCCAGGCCGGCGGCCCGGACACCGCCAAGATAGAGGCCCTGCTCCAGGCGGCTCCTGAACAACTCCAAAAAATACTGGCCTGA
- a CDS encoding LysR family transcriptional regulator: MELNQLKSFVRIVETGNLRKAADALFISQSALSHQIKVLEERLALQLFIRTAKGMELTEQGRILYSHAMAILSQVDTFQEKAQQLSGRTTRAFKIGINTDGKFLQVSRLSRVLKNHFPRSDFFFVSSQTIRTMAMLRDKLIDIGFFFGDNQAPDIFTHQIGQCRLRIVIPNQLLKPGTDSLSWPLLAQLPWIWSVYDCPFYGIVLRRMAEEQLTPNHAIDAMDESVIKELIIDGQGVGILREDDARDVSSQADVRIWEQESFLVPLQIGMLKSNRSQAMFRKTAELIEQLWR, encoded by the coding sequence ATGGAACTCAACCAGTTAAAATCCTTTGTCCGGATCGTCGAAACCGGCAATCTGCGGAAAGCTGCGGACGCGCTCTTCATCAGTCAGTCCGCCCTGTCGCACCAGATCAAGGTCCTGGAAGAACGACTCGCCCTGCAACTGTTCATCCGCACCGCCAAGGGCATGGAACTCACCGAACAGGGGCGGATTCTCTACTCCCATGCCATGGCGATCCTCAGCCAGGTTGATACCTTTCAGGAAAAAGCCCAGCAGTTGAGCGGCCGCACCACCCGGGCATTTAAAATCGGCATCAACACCGATGGCAAATTCCTCCAGGTCAGCCGGTTGAGCCGGGTCCTGAAAAATCACTTCCCCCGCAGCGATTTTTTCTTCGTCTCCAGTCAGACCATCCGCACCATGGCCATGCTGCGCGACAAACTGATCGACATCGGCTTTTTCTTCGGAGATAACCAAGCGCCGGACATCTTCACCCACCAGATCGGCCAATGTCGGCTGCGCATTGTCATTCCCAACCAGCTGTTAAAACCGGGAACAGATTCCCTGAGCTGGCCGTTGCTGGCGCAACTGCCGTGGATCTGGTCGGTCTACGATTGTCCGTTTTACGGCATCGTTCTGCGCCGCATGGCGGAAGAGCAGTTGACCCCGAACCATGCCATCGACGCCATGGACGAAAGCGTTATCAAAGAGCTGATCATTGATGGCCAGGGGGTTGGAATCCTGCGTGAAGACGACGCCCGCGACGTCAGTTCCCAGGCCGACGTGAGGATCTGGGAGCAGGAAAGCTTTTTGGTCCCGCTTCAGATCGGCATGTTAAAAAGCAATCGTTCCCAGGCGATGTTTCGGAAAACTGCCGAGCTCATCGAACAGCTCTGGCGCTAA
- a CDS encoding APC family permease: protein MASQPTPQLGPVLLSGLIIGPILGSGIVILPPLAYRTAGDWALLAWLLIILAGFGFALVFGRLSLLYPGPAGVTTAIGVAFGEQVKLLTSLYLTGAVLFGPVAVMLTAATYLCPGSPRTNWIAGGLLLICAALLLRELRHISRIGLVCSSLAALILVSGGLDTLLLHRIPLAAFSTFDPPAFGYALLLLFWTIVGWEVIGNYSGEVRHPQRTIMVAVKCSAVVIGVISLIVAAAVQYGDPGIYPQTGQVTRIIVPLYGNASGLLMGGLTLALCITTCLLFVGGVARLIAALAAEGWLPALLARRSSTGAPVYALMLLTMAHLAALGLVEAGWVGIEQLVAFADGFFLANASIGLLAAYRLIPCRWVRLTAAALGCFFVVTFCHSPLWVIVTVLAAAGYFLVRRRPGPKAPAL from the coding sequence ATGGCGAGCCAACCTACCCCCCAACTCGGGCCGGTTCTGTTAAGTGGATTGATCATAGGTCCGATTCTGGGTTCGGGGATTGTTATCCTGCCGCCGCTGGCCTACCGAACCGCCGGAGACTGGGCACTGTTGGCCTGGCTGCTGATCATCCTGGCGGGATTTGGTTTTGCGCTGGTGTTCGGTCGGTTGAGCCTGCTTTATCCCGGTCCGGCCGGTGTGACCACCGCCATCGGCGTTGCCTTCGGTGAGCAGGTCAAGCTGCTGACCTCCCTGTACTTGACCGGTGCGGTGCTGTTCGGCCCGGTTGCGGTGATGCTGACGGCAGCCACCTACCTGTGTCCGGGCAGTCCCCGGACCAACTGGATTGCTGGCGGCTTGCTGTTGATCTGTGCGGCCTTGCTGTTGCGTGAACTACGCCATATCAGTCGCATCGGCCTGGTCTGCTCGTCGCTGGCCGCGCTGATCCTGGTGTCTGGTGGTTTGGATACCTTGCTGTTGCACCGGATCCCGCTGGCTGCTTTTTCCACCTTTGATCCCCCGGCCTTCGGCTATGCTCTGTTATTATTGTTCTGGACCATTGTCGGTTGGGAAGTGATCGGCAATTACAGCGGTGAAGTGCGTCATCCGCAGCGGACGATCATGGTTGCCGTTAAATGCTCGGCGGTGGTCATCGGCGTGATCAGCTTGATTGTCGCCGCCGCAGTGCAATATGGCGACCCCGGAATTTATCCTCAGACCGGGCAGGTGACGCGGATTATCGTCCCCCTCTATGGAAACGCCAGCGGTCTGCTCATGGGCGGACTGACCCTGGCGCTCTGCATCACCACCTGTCTGCTGTTTGTCGGCGGGGTTGCCCGGCTGATAGCGGCATTGGCGGCGGAAGGTTGGTTGCCGGCGCTACTGGCTCGGCGCAGCAGCACGGGTGCTCCTGTTTATGCCTTGATGTTGCTGACCATGGCGCATTTAGCCGCCTTGGGGTTGGTTGAGGCCGGCTGGGTCGGGATTGAGCAGTTGGTGGCTTTTGCCGACGGGTTTTTCCTCGCCAATGCGAGCATCGGACTGCTGGCCGCGTACCGGCTGATTCCCTGCCGCTGGGTGCGACTGACCGCCGCTGCGCTGGGTTGTTTTTTTGTGGTGACCTTCTGCCATTCGCCGCTGTGGGTGATTGTGACGGTGCTGGCCGCCGCCGGTTATTTTTTGGTGCGGCGCAGGCCCGGCCCCAAGGCACCAGCCCTGTAA
- a CDS encoding cysteine hydrolase family protein encodes MNPVLVLIDLQNDYFPGGAMELIGIDAAASRAAGVLKHWRGQGWPVIHIQHISNRPGATFFLPGTSGVEIHDSVKPLPTEPVLTKNYPNSFRDTALLERLEALAAEKLFVCGAMTHMCIDSTVRAAFDHGFSCTLVSDACATRDLVALSGETVPAAAVQQAFLAALGSVFAKLLTSAELLADL; translated from the coding sequence ATGAATCCGGTCCTTGTGTTGATTGACCTGCAAAACGATTATTTTCCCGGCGGGGCCATGGAGCTGATCGGCATTGACGCGGCGGCGAGCCGGGCGGCCGGGGTGCTGAAGCATTGGCGTGGACAGGGTTGGCCGGTCATCCATATCCAGCATATCTCCAACCGTCCCGGGGCCACTTTTTTCCTGCCTGGGACCAGTGGAGTGGAGATCCATGACAGTGTTAAGCCGCTGCCAACGGAACCGGTGCTCACCAAGAACTATCCGAACAGTTTTCGGGACACCGCTTTGTTGGAACGACTAGAGGCCTTGGCTGCGGAAAAATTGTTTGTCTGCGGGGCCATGACCCACATGTGCATCGATTCGACGGTGCGGGCGGCGTTTGATCACGGTTTCTCCTGCACCCTGGTCAGCGATGCCTGTGCGACCCGTGACCTGGTTGCCTTGTCCGGGGAGACAGTTCCGGCCGCGGCGGTTCAGCAGGCCTTTCTCGCCGCCCTCGGCAGTGTTTTTGCCAAACTGCTGACCAGCGCAGAGCTGCTGGCGGATCTTTAG
- a CDS encoding regulatory protein RecX, with the protein MTRSKSNASDPFASAVRILSGRDMSEAELRQRLARFGFSVAAIDQAIGKCLDYDYLNDRRYALARTRSLVRSGQGVGRKILLDLKQRGIPEALAHEAWETVSAELPPETILRELLGRRFADFDYTQAGDRERRRVIGYLQRRGFPLELIFAVLRDGDWS; encoded by the coding sequence ATGACCAGGTCGAAATCGAACGCTTCTGATCCGTTCGCCAGCGCGGTACGGATACTCTCCGGCCGGGATATGAGCGAAGCCGAACTGCGCCAGAGACTGGCCCGGTTCGGCTTTTCCGTTGCGGCCATCGACCAGGCCATCGGCAAATGCCTAGACTACGACTATCTCAACGACCGGCGCTATGCGTTAGCGCGGACACGCAGCCTGGTTCGCAGCGGCCAAGGGGTGGGTCGAAAAATTCTCCTCGACCTCAAGCAGCGCGGCATCCCGGAAGCCCTTGCCCATGAAGCCTGGGAAACCGTCAGCGCGGAGTTGCCGCCGGAAACCATCCTCCGGGAACTGCTCGGCAGGCGCTTTGCCGATTTCGACTATACCCAGGCCGGTGATCGCGAGCGCCGCCGGGTGATCGGCTATCTGCAACGCCGCGGTTTTCCCCTTGAGCTGATCTTTGCCGTCCTGCGTGATGGCGATTGGTCCTGA